In Jaculus jaculus isolate mJacJac1 chromosome 2, mJacJac1.mat.Y.cur, whole genome shotgun sequence, the genomic window gtggctctggctctctgatttggtaggagttgatttttctctgcgttgatctccttgccctttgtgctggtatccggttcacaggaaaacatcacccttgcttatttcaccagttgtccttagtttcatttgggccccttttgTGGTATGTtgggggcagctctcttcttaggatctgcatgtatccgGAAaaaagaagcaggttctccaacaggagtgtaagttagcacctggaaaaattgagataacacttacttttttgatagaccgATTGATaactgtaggccctcttgttccccatgattgatgatagcttgatattgtagagtgggcttgtgtttgggtatggttctgacttgtttcctagctccagctatgggtctagtaccactgagtggatcagttagtgaaatcaagagtagttggttcctcaccatggctgtgtgccaccattgcacttgtgtgggcatcacgtcaggttatttgttgccaaTTAGattgaaaatggaactatgtcttttatttctttttctgtgtctttgtcatttgcatacagaaatgctactgatttttgtgcattgattttgtatctgctacattgctataggagttaatcaccttcaggagttttgggatggagtgtcttgggtctcttacatatacaatcatgccaTCAGCAAATAGAAAAATCttaacttcttccattccaaattgtatcccttttatttccttctcctgccttattgcttgggctgggACTTCCacaactatattgaaaagcagaggtgatagaggacatccctgtcttgtttctgatctcaatgggaattcctccagtctctctccataaactattatttgggcctttggagctttgtatattgcctttattatggtaagatctggaccggccatgctgattctctccaatgttttgatcatgaagtaatgatgtatcttgtcaaaggcctttactGCATCTATCAATCTaaacctgaattcaaagttctgtagtcccgctgtttgaaatgaatgtttcctgGGAACAAGATGGTGGTGCAGGTGGTGCAGGCAGTTCATCTTGAGTCTGACGCTTTCCTAGTTTGTCTCAACCACGCTCTGAGCACAGAAAAGGAGGAGGTGATGGGTCTATGTATAGGGGAGTTGAATGATGACACAAGGAGCAACTCCAAATTTACCTGCACTGGAGCTGAAATGCGCACAGTTGCTGAAAAGGTTGATACCATCAGAATTGTTCACATTCATTCTGTCATCATCTTGCGGCGTTCTCATAAGAGGAAAGACCGAGTAGAAATTTCTCCAGAGCAGCTGTCTGCAGTTTCAACAGAGGCAGAAAGGTTAGCTGAACTAACAGGTCGCCCTATGAGAGTTGTGGGCTGGTATCATTCCCACCCTCATATAACAGTTTGGCCTTCACATGTTGATGTTCGAACACAAGCCATGTACCAAATGATGGATCAAGGCTTTGTAGgacttattttttcatgtttcataGAAGATAAAAACACAAAGACTGGTCGGGTACTGTACACTTGCTTCCAATCGATACAGGCCCAGAAGAGCTCGGAGTATGAGAGAATTGAAATCCCTATCCATATTGTACCTCATGTCACCATTGGGAAAGTGTGCCTTGAGTCAGCAGTAGAGCTGCCCAAAATTCTGTGCTAGGAAGAACAGGATGCCTATAGAGGGATTCACAGTCTTACACATCTGGGCTCAGTAACCAAGATCCATAATGGCTCAGTGTTTACCAAGAATTTGTGCAGTCAAATGTCAGCAGTCAGTGGGCCACtcttacaatggctggaggacagATTGGAACAAAACCAGCAGCATTTGCAGGAGTTGCAACAAGAAAAGGAAGAGCTTATGGAAGAACTTTCTTCCCTAGAATAAAGCAGGAGgaaaatgtggaaaaatgaaaatacCCAGCACAAAACTATTAAGCTCAATCAATTCTGAAGATGATAAAGTTGGAAAACTCACATGACCCAACTTCATGACTTATTATAAAGCTACAGTAATCAAGATAGTATGGTATTGGCAGAGGgaaagacacatagatcaatggaacagaaaggCGAGTCCATAAGTATATCCACAATAATATGCTCAATGAATTTTGACAAGGTGTAAAATTATTCAGTGAAGGATAGCCTTTTCAACAAACCATGCTGAAGCAACTGAACCCCACCAGCtagcaaaaggaaaaggaaatgaactTCAGCCAAAATCTTACACCTTCTATAAAAGTATTTCAAATGTATCATGGATTTAAATGTAAGATGTAAaacttttagccagacatggtggcacatgcctttaatcctggcacttgggaggtagaaataggtggatcactgtgagttcaaggccatcctgggactacagagtgagttctaggtcagcttgggctagagtgagaccctatctctgaaaaaaaaaaaaaaacttttaagagaaAATCATATAAGAAATATCTTTAAGAGATAATTCTTAAACTCAAAAGCACAGCCCATAAGAAAAGGGTAGCTATATTGggcttcatcaaaattaaaaccttttattctgtaaaaaatattaaagacaaaTTATTTGCAAATCATGTAGTATCTGATTAGCTTGGAAAACATTGTACTCAAAatctcaacagtaagaaaaaaacaaaaactagttaGGAAATGAGAAAAGAGCATTAATAGACATTTTCACCAAAGAAGATATATAGATAGCAGATAATCACATGAAAATACATTGAACTTCATTAGTCATTGGGTAATGCAAATTAAGACTCCAATGGGATATGACATGCATTGATTAGAACGACTAAGAACAAAACAGTGAAAATGCTAAATGATGTCGAGTATGCAGACTAGATTTTCCATACATTGGTGGCAGGAATGTAAAATAGTATAGCTACTCTGAGGAAAAGCTTGGAAATTTCTTGTAAGGTTAAATATATACTAATCATGTAATCTAGCAGTTGTATTCCTGGACATTTATCATTTATCTGTGTAAACCTGTGTTGGCACAAAAAAACTTGCACAAAAATTTCATGGCAGCCTTATTTGTAATAACCCAAAATTGGAAATAACCCAGATAGcctgcaataaataaatgattagacaaattttccctaaaaaaaaaaaaaaaagaaagaaagaaatgaatgtttcccactgaaaactaacagcgattttaatgttctgtaatttcattacaaagaacatttccaaggcaaaactaagagtgaattcaaaattctatcagaggttatatactagaaatatttcctgttgaaatgcAACATGAATTCagaaggctagaactgtgtgaatagtgagaatgtttcccattgaaaactgtgtaaaataaacaattctcattgaaaagtaagagcgaattcaacgatctatgatcctatggagtagggaGCTCATAtcccatcataaactaagggtaattgacaggtACATTCACTCGTTacctggtaggaacagttgcttttgaacaataacagtgaattcaaagagtaggacatcttggagacttacgtttctcattgataACTCagcatgaatgtcatgttttttttttggtttttcgaggtagggccttactctaacccaggctgacctggaattcactatggagtctcagggtggcctcaaactcacagcaatcctcctacctctgcttcccaagtgctgggattaaaggcatgcaccaccatgcccggctcgtgaatgtcatgtttttctgtcctgttatctacagtaaacaaatccgcattcctaactaagcctgtactcaatgttgcatagtcctgtttgccacgtgaacatttcccgatgaatagtaaagttcaattcagtgttccataaacctgttgtctaggaagaacgtatcccctggaaaactaagagtgaattcaatgtggtATTAGCTgcttatgtactaggatcatttgctaatgaaaactaaccgtgaactgaaaagattagaagttgcttcaataccaacataggttgtgcatgaAAAGTAACAGAGACGTTGAAGTTctttaattcaattgtgtataatgttcaattgccctttgaaatctattcctgaattAAAAGTTcggtagtcccgctgtttgaaatgaacatttctaccTGAAGACTatagcgaattcaatgttctgtaatttcattatgaagaacatttacAATGGTAAACGTAAGAGTGATTTCAccgttctatcagaggttatatactaagaacatttcctgttgaaaaccaacatgaattcaaagggctagaactgtgtgaatactgagaatgtttcccattgaaaactttgtacaataaacaattctcctttaaAAGAAAGAGCAAATTCACCGATCTATTATCCTATTGGGTAGGAAGCTCAtatcccgtcttaaagtaagggtaattgacagtatCATTCATTGGTTATCTCCTAGGATCAGTtgatattgaaaaatagcattgaattctaagcgtaggacagcttggattcttacgtttttATTgtaaactcatcatgaatgtcatgtttttctggaaTTATCTCCACAGTGAACTAATCCACGGCTAACTaagactgtattcaatgttgcatagccctgttttctaagtgaatatttcccgATGAacagtaaagttcaattcaatgttcggTAACATGTTGTGAGGAAGAACTtaaccctggaaaactaagagtgaattcaatgtgctattagctggttatatactaggatcatttgctaatgaaaactaaccatgaactgaaaatattagaagttGCATCAATACCaatataggttgtgcaagaaaactaacagtgaagttcgagttctgtaattcgattgtttataatgttcaattgcccattgaaatctaaacctgaattcaaagttctgtagtcccactgtttgaaatgaatgttacacactgaaaactaacagcgattttaatgttctataatttcattacaaGGAACATTTcgaatggaaaactaagagtgatttcagaattctatcagaggttatataccagaaacatttcttgttgaaatcCAACATGAATTCagagggctagaactgtgtgaaatgtgagaatgtttcccattgaaaactgagtaaaataaacaattctctttgaaaactaaGATGGAATTCAATGTTCGATGATcctgttgtgtaggaagctcatttcccatcttcaAGTAAGAGTAAataacagtttcattcactggttatctggtagaatcagttgctgttgaaaaatagcattgaattccaagagtaggacagcttggattcttacatttctcattgaaaagtcataaTGAATATCATGTTGTTTTGTCATTTTCTCTACAGTAAACTAATCCTACTGCTAaccaagcctgtattcaatgttgcatagtcctgttttctaagtgaacatttcccaatgaatagtaaagttgaaaTCCAtcttctgtaaacctgttgtctaagaactTTTCCCATGGAAAACTGAGAGTGAGTTCAATGTACTATTAgtgggttatgtactaggatcatttgctaatgaaaactacccATGAACAGAAAAGATTACAAGGTGTTTGTGTACCAACAAAGTTTGCCCACGAAAATTAACGCTGAAGCCGAGTTTGGTAATTCTAACCGTgacttcaaagttctgta contains:
- the LOC101607336 gene encoding LOW QUALITY PROTEIN: lys-63-specific deubiquitinase BRCC36 (The sequence of the model RefSeq protein was modified relative to this genomic sequence to represent the inferred CDS: substituted 1 base at 1 genomic stop codon), whose protein sequence is MVVQVVQAVHLESDAFLVCLNHALSTEKEEVMGLCIGELNDDTRSNSKFTCTGAEMRTVAEKVDTIRIVHIHSVIILRRSHKRKDRVEISPEQLSAVSTEAERLAELTGRPMRVVGWYHSHPHITVWPSHVDVRTQAMYQMMDQGFVGLIFSCFIEDKNTKTGRVLYTCFQSIQAQKSSEYERIEIPIHIVPHVTIGKVCLESAVELPKILCXEEQDAYRGIHSLTHLGSVTKIHNGSVFTKNLCSQMSAVSGPLLQWLEDRLEQNQQHLQELQQEKEELMEELSSLE